From a single Osmerus mordax isolate fOsmMor3 chromosome 6, fOsmMor3.pri, whole genome shotgun sequence genomic region:
- the cd83 gene encoding CD83 antigen isoform X1: MIIGYSFATMLVLVVLQIVALAVSVDIMEDAEESMCSCGEDAHLRCTAFSASGVQYRAVRWYKINKDPYQLSGLLTRNLTPPNKTRMYAGLEREVELLNNSVDIILPNVTGKDSGSYLCLLAAPVGNQNQEGQIRLKVSGCPDIKSDHLKETDFYLVYAILLLVAALLIYIISYACLKQTLMQRNKRNPQEVLLDKPLEKNDLMLIYTLGPNWSRQGQTWQRHDQAELTATVTVTVTPQYIAHL, from the exons ATGATTATTGGCTACAGCTTTGCAACAATGCTTGTTCTAGTCGTTCTCCAAATCGTGGCATTAG CTGTCAGTGTAGACATAATGGAGGACGCTGAAGAAAGTATGTGTAGCTGCGGAGAAGACGCGCATCTACGGTGTACAGCTTTCAGTGCAAGTGGAGTCCAGTACAGAGCAGTTAGGTGGTACAAG ATCAACAAGGATCCCTATCAATTGAGTGGCCTCCTCACAAGAAATCTTACTCCACCTAACAAAACAAGGATGTATGCAGGTCTGGAGCGAGAGGTGGAACTTCTAAATAATTCAGTGGATATTATCCTTCCTAATGTGACAGGCAAGGACAGTGGGAGCTACCTTTGCTTACTAGCTGCACCAGTTGGAAATCAGAATCAGGAAGGGCAGATTCGTCTCAAAGTTTCAG GATGCCCTGACATTAAGTCAGACCACTTAAAAGAGACTGACTTCTACCTCGTTTATGCTATTTTATTGCTTGTGGCAGCACTTCTGATATACATCATCAGCTAT GCCTGCCTGAAACAGACATTAATGCAGAGAAACAAGAGGAACCCCCAAGAAGTACTTCTGGATAAGCCCCTGGAGAAGAATGATTTAATGTTGATCTATACTTTGGGTCCTAATTGGTCAAGACAGG GACAGACATGGCAGAGGCATGATCAGGCTGAACTAACAGCCACTGTCACTGTAACTGTGACTCCTCAGTACATCGCCCATCTGTGA
- the cd83 gene encoding CD83 antigen isoform X2, with amino-acid sequence MIIGYSFATMLVLVVLQIVALAVSVDIMEDAEESMCSCGEDAHLRCTAFSASGVQYRAVRWYKINKDPYQLSGLLTRNLTPPNKTRMYAGLEREVELLNNSVDIILPNVTGKDSGSYLCLLAAPVGNQNQEGQIRLKVSGCPDIKSDHLKETDFYLVYAILLLVAALLIYIISYACLKQTLMQRNKRNPQEVLLDKPLEKNDLMLIYTLGPNWSRQGSMKHVCV; translated from the exons ATGATTATTGGCTACAGCTTTGCAACAATGCTTGTTCTAGTCGTTCTCCAAATCGTGGCATTAG CTGTCAGTGTAGACATAATGGAGGACGCTGAAGAAAGTATGTGTAGCTGCGGAGAAGACGCGCATCTACGGTGTACAGCTTTCAGTGCAAGTGGAGTCCAGTACAGAGCAGTTAGGTGGTACAAG ATCAACAAGGATCCCTATCAATTGAGTGGCCTCCTCACAAGAAATCTTACTCCACCTAACAAAACAAGGATGTATGCAGGTCTGGAGCGAGAGGTGGAACTTCTAAATAATTCAGTGGATATTATCCTTCCTAATGTGACAGGCAAGGACAGTGGGAGCTACCTTTGCTTACTAGCTGCACCAGTTGGAAATCAGAATCAGGAAGGGCAGATTCGTCTCAAAGTTTCAG GATGCCCTGACATTAAGTCAGACCACTTAAAAGAGACTGACTTCTACCTCGTTTATGCTATTTTATTGCTTGTGGCAGCACTTCTGATATACATCATCAGCTAT GCCTGCCTGAAACAGACATTAATGCAGAGAAACAAGAGGAACCCCCAAGAAGTACTTCTGGATAAGCCCCTGGAGAAGAATGATTTAATGTTGATCTATACTTTGGGTCCTAATTGGTCAAGACAGGGTTCCATGaaacatgtgtgcgtgtga